The Planococcus versutus genome contains a region encoding:
- the lpdA gene encoding dihydrolipoyl dehydrogenase — MVVGDFPIETDTLVIGSGPGGYVAAIRAAQTGQKVTIVEKEYIGGVCLNVGCIPSKAMISVGHRFEEAQHSEDMGIVAKEVSLNFEKAQAFKDGVVKKLTGGVESLLKGNKVEILRGEAYFVDENTVRIMDDNSAQTYKFKNAIIATGSRPVEIPTFKFTKRVINSTGALALTELPKKLVVIGGGYIGTELGTAFANMGSEVTILEGTPDILAGFEKQMTAIVKKGLKKKGVEVITKASAKGVKETDSGVTVSYEAGGEEKTLEADYVLVTVGRRPNTDEMGLEELNLNMSDRGLIEVDKQCRTNISNIYAIGDVVAGLQLAHKASYEGKVAAEAIAGEKSEVDYMAIPAVCFTDPELASVGLSEEQAKEEGFEAAAAKFPFAANGRALSLNATEGFVKLVSRKSDGLLLGAQIVGAGASDMIAELGLAIEAGMTVEDIAMTIHAHPTLAEITMEAAEVALGTPIHIMK; from the coding sequence ATGGTAGTAGGAGATTTTCCAATTGAAACAGACACACTCGTAATTGGCTCAGGCCCTGGCGGTTATGTTGCAGCAATCCGTGCAGCACAAACTGGCCAAAAAGTAACAATTGTAGAGAAAGAATATATTGGCGGCGTTTGTTTAAACGTTGGTTGCATTCCTTCTAAAGCAATGATTTCTGTTGGGCACCGTTTTGAGGAAGCGCAGCATTCAGAAGACATGGGAATTGTAGCTAAAGAAGTTTCACTTAACTTTGAAAAAGCGCAAGCGTTCAAAGATGGCGTTGTTAAGAAATTGACTGGCGGCGTTGAGTCTCTTTTGAAAGGCAATAAAGTTGAAATTTTGCGCGGTGAAGCTTATTTTGTTGACGAAAACACTGTCCGCATCATGGATGACAATTCAGCACAAACGTATAAGTTTAAAAATGCTATTATCGCAACTGGATCTCGTCCAGTTGAAATCCCGACTTTCAAATTTACAAAACGTGTAATTAATTCAACTGGCGCTTTGGCACTCACTGAGCTTCCGAAAAAACTTGTTGTTATTGGCGGCGGGTATATCGGTACAGAGCTTGGTACTGCATTTGCAAACATGGGTTCTGAAGTAACGATTCTTGAAGGCACACCGGATATTCTTGCTGGGTTTGAAAAACAAATGACAGCAATCGTTAAAAAAGGATTGAAGAAAAAAGGCGTTGAAGTTATCACTAAAGCATCTGCTAAAGGTGTAAAAGAAACTGATTCTGGCGTTACGGTATCATACGAAGCAGGCGGAGAAGAAAAAACGCTTGAAGCAGATTATGTTCTTGTAACTGTTGGCCGTCGTCCAAATACAGACGAAATGGGTCTTGAAGAATTGAACTTGAACATGTCTGACCGTGGCTTGATTGAAGTTGACAAGCAATGCCGCACAAACATTTCTAACATTTATGCAATCGGTGATGTAGTAGCGGGCCTTCAGTTAGCACACAAAGCTTCATACGAAGGTAAAGTAGCTGCAGAAGCAATTGCAGGAGAAAAGTCTGAAGTTGATTATATGGCTATTCCAGCGGTCTGCTTTACAGATCCAGAACTTGCGAGCGTCGGTTTGTCTGAAGAACAAGCCAAAGAAGAAGGATTCGAAGCTGCGGCTGCGAAATTCCCATTTGCTGCAAACGGCCGTGCTCTTTCATTAAACGCAACTGAAGGATTCGTGAAGTTGGTTTCACGTAAATCTGACGGGTTGCTGTTAGGTGCACAAATTGTTGGAGCTGGCGCATCAGACATGATCGCCGAGCTTGGTCTTGCTATCGAAGCTGGAATGACAGTAGAAGATATCGCAATGACGATTCATGCTCATCCAACACTTGCTGAAATTACAATGGAAGCTGCAGAAGTAGCTTTAGGAACACCTATTCACATTATGAAGTAA
- a CDS encoding polysaccharide deacetylase family protein: MIHKKWMAIVAASFLLAACGEQTTTSSSTEKEAEPVEDNTAIEKQEETGSEKAKETEPEKTEEEKAVSEPRYQINSANWSVQPIADADEKVVLVTIDDAPDKHSMEMAETLKSQDIPAIFFVNGHFLDSDEKKQQLKEIHEMGFVIGNHTYSHQDLKSLTEEQQREEITKVNEMVEDITGEKPKFFRAPFGSNTDFSKQLVADEEMVLMNWTYGYDWEKQYQEAQALADIMVNTEYLNNGANLLMHDRDWTVEALPRIIQGLADKGYGFVDPKEIEGI, encoded by the coding sequence TTGATACATAAAAAATGGATGGCTATAGTGGCTGCATCATTTTTATTGGCAGCTTGTGGAGAACAAACAACAACTTCTTCCTCAACAGAAAAAGAAGCGGAACCTGTAGAAGACAATACAGCGATAGAAAAACAAGAAGAAACTGGCAGTGAGAAAGCAAAAGAAACTGAACCAGAAAAAACCGAAGAAGAAAAAGCAGTTTCTGAACCTCGTTATCAAATTAATTCAGCTAATTGGTCAGTACAACCGATTGCAGACGCAGACGAAAAAGTGGTATTAGTCACAATTGATGATGCACCGGACAAGCATTCAATGGAAATGGCTGAAACTTTAAAAAGCCAAGACATTCCCGCGATTTTCTTTGTGAATGGTCATTTCTTGGATAGCGATGAAAAAAAACAACAGCTAAAAGAGATTCACGAAATGGGCTTTGTTATTGGCAATCATACATACAGTCACCAAGATTTAAAGAGCTTAACAGAAGAGCAACAACGCGAAGAAATTACCAAAGTGAATGAAATGGTTGAAGACATCACGGGAGAAAAACCTAAATTTTTCCGTGCACCGTTTGGTTCGAATACGGATTTTAGCAAACAACTAGTAGCAGATGAAGAAATGGTATTGATGAACTGGACGTATGGCTATGACTGGGAAAAGCAATATCAAGAAGCTCAAGCGCTAGCTGATATCATGGTGAATACGGAATATTTAAACAATGGCGCTAATTTACTAATGCACGATCGGGATTGGACTGTTGAAGCGTTGCCTAGAATCATCCAAGGATTAGCCGATAAAGGCTATGGCTTTGTGGATCCAAAAGAAATCGAAGGCATATAA
- a CDS encoding dihydrolipoamide acetyltransferase family protein, whose amino-acid sequence MAYKFRLPDIGEGIHEGEIVKWFVKAGDKIEEDDVLVEVQNDKAVVEIPSPVSGTVEEVLVEEGTVAVVGDVLVRIDAPDAEEDEDEDSKEDATPEVKEETEEQVQAGTAESGGDVDKAPVREEPKKQTGAGSQSQAALKEESDPTARVISMPSVRKFARDNDVDIKQVTGSGNNGRVLKEDIEAFMNGDQQASTSEAPQEGTDESTEKASAPKAVVAPEGEFPETREKMSGIRKAIAKAMVHSKHTAPHVTLMDEVDVTELVAHRKKFKDIAAEKEIKLTYLPYVVKALVSTLREFPALNTSFDDETSEVIQKHYFNIGIAADTEKGLMVPVIKNADRKSIFAISDEINGLATKARDGKLSAAEMKGASCSITNIGSAGGQWFTPVINHPEVAILGIGRIAEKPVIKNGEIVAAPVLALSLSFDHRMIDGATAQHALNHIKRLLSQPELLLMEA is encoded by the coding sequence ATGGCTTATAAATTTCGTTTGCCGGATATCGGAGAAGGTATCCATGAAGGTGAAATTGTAAAATGGTTTGTCAAAGCGGGAGATAAAATCGAAGAAGACGATGTGCTTGTTGAAGTGCAAAATGATAAAGCTGTCGTTGAAATTCCATCACCAGTATCTGGAACAGTAGAAGAAGTATTGGTTGAAGAAGGCACAGTAGCCGTAGTTGGCGATGTATTAGTCCGGATTGATGCACCTGATGCCGAAGAAGACGAAGACGAGGATTCTAAAGAAGACGCGACTCCTGAAGTGAAAGAAGAAACCGAAGAACAAGTGCAAGCTGGTACTGCTGAATCTGGTGGGGATGTTGATAAAGCACCTGTCAGAGAAGAACCGAAAAAACAAACAGGTGCCGGATCACAATCGCAAGCTGCTCTAAAAGAAGAGTCAGATCCAACTGCTCGTGTGATTTCAATGCCATCTGTTCGCAAATTTGCGCGTGACAATGATGTTGATATTAAACAAGTAACAGGTTCAGGCAATAATGGGCGTGTGTTAAAAGAAGACATAGAAGCCTTTATGAATGGTGACCAACAAGCGTCAACTTCTGAAGCGCCACAAGAAGGAACAGACGAAAGTACTGAAAAAGCTTCGGCACCTAAAGCCGTAGTTGCTCCTGAAGGTGAATTCCCTGAAACTCGGGAGAAAATGTCTGGAATTCGTAAAGCAATTGCAAAAGCGATGGTTCACTCAAAACATACAGCTCCTCACGTAACGTTAATGGACGAAGTCGATGTGACTGAACTTGTGGCACACCGCAAAAAGTTCAAAGACATTGCAGCAGAAAAAGAGATCAAACTGACTTATTTACCATACGTAGTAAAAGCGTTAGTTAGTACGTTACGTGAATTCCCAGCTTTGAATACATCTTTTGATGATGAAACAAGCGAAGTGATTCAAAAGCATTATTTCAATATCGGAATCGCTGCAGATACTGAAAAAGGGTTAATGGTTCCGGTTATTAAAAACGCTGACCGCAAATCTATTTTTGCAATTTCCGATGAAATTAATGGTTTGGCGACAAAAGCGCGCGATGGTAAATTATCAGCTGCTGAAATGAAAGGTGCATCCTGCTCGATTACGAATATTGGTTCAGCAGGCGGACAATGGTTTACTCCAGTGATTAACCACCCAGAGGTGGCGATTCTTGGAATTGGCCGTATTGCAGAAAAACCTGTAATTAAAAATGGTGAAATTGTAGCTGCACCTGTGTTAGCATTATCACTAAGCTTTGATCACAGAATGATCGATGGTGCGACAGCACAGCATGCATTAAATCATATTAAACGTTTATTAAGTCAACCTGAATTACTATTAATGGAGGCGTAA